In one window of Candidatus Sulfuricurvum sp. RIFRC-1 DNA:
- a CDS encoding O-antigen ligase family protein — protein MKHRLLKTIILLLTLLMLFSLMNRFHFITDYVLYTFYIITIFYGFFLVVIKPRLYTYKAFLPYVVILCANFVALIANPSFSALQYMIVKFGLLSISMGGIYYYRDYFIDQFPKILKNGLLLTLALSVILEPSLLGVAEGYAGIFGTRNELGLVAAMAFGLILIEKSFSKRNILLLIFTIILVLLSTSRAAVVGVLVGFLIAGFSWRKILALGIVALASLYIVSDLHIISGLDRLSAESATAGRDQEFFYGLATFQQYPWFGWGLDKYAFIDESVVPLFLLEQHFVLNPHNSYLAMYIQYGAVLATLIFIMLLYFSGKVLFNTKIDKNIRFMLSFILVNAIVESYLFSISGLPGFLFWFYLGLGLTVLSDLKKEQHKAYNHNAK, from the coding sequence ATGAAACACAGATTACTAAAAACGATCATTCTCCTACTTACGCTTTTAATGCTGTTTTCACTGATGAATAGATTTCATTTTATTACCGACTATGTGCTGTACACTTTCTATATTATAACAATCTTCTATGGCTTTTTTTTGGTAGTGATCAAACCGAGGCTCTATACATATAAAGCTTTTCTCCCTTATGTTGTAATCTTATGTGCAAATTTTGTCGCTTTGATCGCAAATCCTTCTTTTAGTGCGTTGCAATATATGATCGTCAAATTCGGTCTATTATCAATTTCCATGGGTGGAATCTATTATTATCGGGATTACTTTATAGATCAATTTCCAAAGATATTAAAAAACGGTTTGCTTTTGACTCTTGCTTTGAGTGTTATATTGGAACCAAGTTTGCTCGGAGTTGCTGAAGGATATGCGGGTATTTTCGGGACTCGAAATGAATTGGGGCTTGTGGCTGCAATGGCGTTTGGGCTTATACTGATAGAAAAAAGCTTTTCCAAAAGAAATATTTTATTACTGATTTTTACCATTATTTTGGTATTGCTCAGTACTTCCCGAGCTGCAGTTGTTGGTGTGCTAGTTGGATTTTTAATTGCCGGTTTCTCGTGGCGAAAGATTTTGGCTCTCGGGATTGTGGCTTTGGCAAGTCTATATATCGTTTCAGATCTTCATATTATAAGCGGTTTGGACCGATTGTCTGCAGAATCGGCAACAGCAGGGAGGGATCAGGAATTTTTTTATGGGCTTGCTACCTTTCAGCAGTACCCTTGGTTCGGCTGGGGATTGGACAAGTATGCTTTTATCGATGAGAGCGTTGTACCGCTATTTTTATTGGAGCAGCATTTTGTTTTAAATCCGCATAATTCTTACCTTGCCATGTATATCCAATACGGCGCTGTTTTGGCAACATTGATTTTTATTATGTTGCTCTATTTTTCAGGAAAAGTTCTTTTTAATACCAAGATAGATAAAAATATCAGATTTATGCTTTCGTTTATACTGGTGAATGCCATTGTTGAATCTTATCTTTTCTCGATTAGCGGGTTACCTGGCTTTTTGTTTTGGTTTTATCTCGGTTTGGGGCTAACGGTATTAAGTGATCTAAAAAAAGAACAACACAAGGCATACAATCACAATGCTAAATAA
- a CDS encoding glycosyltransferase yields the protein MKKKYLQLTPFFPTEESFRGPYIFDQVKAITRNSDYDVIVIKLMSFYDKNSVVNYEYQGVKVYNFKVLDFPSSVLPGLFQAINLYRLKEFIQKTIGISMSDVAIIHSHVIYPAGVLSVALGNEFGIKNFIQHHGLDVFQTENGRILKGKLRELNRSYMHRKFIDIVNTTDLNVGVSQKVIDALGAIKGFCNPNAYILYNGVDTGKFYELEEVEQSDIFTIGCIGNFWPLKDHLTLLKALKIVVESGKTLIIKFIGSGPTLIEAKAFIAKHKLESYVEFHAEIDHTELNIFYNSLDLFVLPSYYEALGCVYTEALQVGIPVIAVKGQGIEELIKKEERTYSLIEPHDERRLAELIHFRMTERRTSVYHLDIDLFVLDFMQKSLL from the coding sequence ATGAAAAAAAAATATCTGCAACTGACCCCATTTTTTCCTACAGAAGAGAGCTTCCGAGGGCCTTATATTTTTGATCAGGTCAAAGCGATCACGAGAAACAGTGATTATGACGTTATCGTGATAAAATTGATGTCATTTTACGATAAAAACAGTGTCGTTAATTATGAGTATCAGGGTGTGAAGGTTTATAACTTTAAAGTGTTAGATTTTCCATCGTCTGTATTGCCTGGGTTATTTCAGGCTATCAACCTTTATAGATTAAAAGAGTTTATTCAAAAGACAATCGGTATTTCCATGTCTGATGTAGCCATAATACATTCACATGTTATCTATCCAGCGGGTGTTTTGAGCGTAGCTCTTGGTAATGAGTTTGGCATCAAAAATTTTATTCAGCATCATGGTTTGGATGTTTTTCAAACAGAGAACGGCAGGATATTAAAGGGTAAACTACGAGAACTTAATAGGAGCTATATGCATCGCAAGTTCATTGATATCGTCAATACAACAGATCTTAATGTCGGGGTGAGTCAAAAAGTGATCGATGCATTAGGGGCAATCAAAGGTTTTTGCAATCCTAATGCTTATATTTTGTATAATGGTGTTGATACGGGGAAATTTTATGAATTGGAAGAAGTGGAGCAATCCGATATTTTTACAATCGGGTGTATCGGCAACTTTTGGCCGCTAAAAGATCATCTAACACTGTTGAAAGCATTGAAAATAGTGGTGGAAAGCGGTAAAACACTTATAATCAAATTTATCGGGAGCGGACCGACACTGATTGAAGCAAAGGCTTTTATTGCAAAGCATAAGCTTGAGTCTTATGTTGAGTTTCATGCGGAAATTGATCATACTGAACTAAATATATTTTACAACTCGTTGGATTTGTTTGTCCTTCCCTCATATTATGAGGCATTGGGGTGTGTTTATACCGAAGCACTGCAAGTGGGCATACCGGTTATTGCCGTTAAAGGACAAGGAATTGAAGAATTGATCAAAAAAGAAGAACGAACATATTCTCTGATAGAACCGCACGATGAGAGAAGACTGGCTGAATTGATACATTTTAGAATGACAGAACGTAGAACATCGGTTTATCATTTGGATATTGATCTATTTGTCCTTGACTTTATGCAAAAGAGTTTATTATGA
- a CDS encoding SGNH/GDSL hydrolase family protein translates to MEKILVIGDSHVEVFSHRNFIQAFPLTYFRVCSVGGATASGLENPNSTTQAFKKFDEALHQKDYDKILVMLGEVDTGFVIWYRAKKYQADVNEMLKETVDTYIGFIKTLQAFGPVVVISTPLPTIDDSSRGEVANARREVEATQRERTVLTLEFNRQILQFCQDQNINYLDLDEECLGEDDLVRSDLKHKDPGDHHYDIGKYSKMLIDRLKACI, encoded by the coding sequence TTGGAGAAAATTCTGGTGATAGGCGATTCGCATGTCGAAGTCTTTTCCCATCGAAATTTTATCCAGGCTTTTCCGTTGACCTACTTTCGAGTTTGTTCTGTAGGCGGGGCAACCGCGTCCGGTCTTGAAAACCCGAATTCGACGACACAGGCATTCAAAAAATTTGATGAGGCTCTTCATCAAAAAGATTATGATAAAATCCTTGTGATGCTTGGAGAAGTTGATACAGGGTTTGTCATCTGGTATCGAGCCAAAAAGTATCAGGCTGATGTGAATGAGATGTTGAAAGAAACTGTCGATACGTACATCGGATTTATCAAAACATTACAAGCTTTTGGTCCGGTAGTGGTGATTAGTACCCCTTTGCCGACCATTGATGATAGCTCCAGAGGTGAGGTGGCTAATGCGCGGAGAGAAGTTGAAGCGACTCAAAGGGAAAGGACAGTGCTAACGCTTGAATTTAACCGTCAAATTTTGCAATTTTGCCAAGACCAAAATATCAATTACCTCGATTTGGATGAAGAGTGTCTGGGAGAAGATGATCTTGTCCGTTCAGATCTGAAACATAAGGATCCTGGGGATCATCATTATGATATTGGTAAATATTCAAAGATGCTAATTGATCGTTTAAAAGCATGTATTTAA
- a CDS encoding polysaccharide biosynthesis C-terminal domain-containing protein codes for MLTKVINQASWSMLGSIFGFAVGFFVKMYLIRAVGMDDFGKYIIGQTVVSTVTVFIALAVPQILLRYLPALLAKGKQEQADHLASFGLQYSLGIGALSAVVVMLFHYQIAGIFAEADQTLKEIVFYSALYIPLTLYMSTLYAAYRSLLKIREIVFYGTFVIISVRAILTFVVFTFTDDIRYFVWIEVLTLIFVVIIMTFKFDRSKLSILVPFPIRQVFEHLETIRFGKKMYFYALVGFGEGYAILLIMSTSLPASDIGVYTILTTIAGLSAFLLVNLNSVFAPLISKLSAVGEMEKLEYLFKDSTFIVNIITAPFIVLLMLFAKDILALYGDNVAMFVTPLAILVFGSYINLFVGNSGMLLLMGGRENDEIYIKVGNVILMLGLSLWLIPRFGLEAAVWLNTSSLILINLLHVFFVKKRYGFTPWTVSSLWLLVMTLGVIGVTGYYRPDYVGQVSDYLLYTVIILAVYWLPFYKKIMSVVQMIKHERQ; via the coding sequence ATGCTGACCAAGGTGATTAACCAAGCTAGCTGGAGCATGCTGGGATCGATATTCGGTTTTGCCGTCGGGTTTTTCGTAAAAATGTATCTGATCCGGGCTGTAGGAATGGATGATTTTGGAAAATATATCATTGGTCAGACCGTCGTTAGCACTGTCACGGTATTCATCGCCCTGGCCGTACCTCAGATATTGCTACGGTATTTGCCGGCGCTGCTCGCAAAAGGAAAACAGGAACAAGCTGATCATCTGGCGTCGTTTGGTCTGCAATATTCATTGGGGATCGGTGCTCTGTCTGCCGTAGTAGTAATGTTATTTCACTATCAGATTGCAGGTATATTTGCTGAGGCTGATCAAACGCTGAAAGAGATAGTGTTCTATTCAGCATTGTATATTCCTCTGACATTATACATGTCTACTCTCTATGCTGCCTACCGTTCTTTGTTAAAGATCAGGGAAATTGTATTTTACGGAACATTTGTCATTATTTCTGTCCGGGCGATTTTGACCTTTGTTGTTTTTACCTTTACGGATGATATCCGTTATTTTGTATGGATTGAAGTATTGACGCTTATATTTGTCGTCATTATTATGACCTTCAAATTTGACCGCTCAAAACTCTCTATATTGGTTCCGTTTCCTATTCGGCAGGTGTTTGAACATTTGGAAACCATACGGTTTGGAAAAAAAATGTATTTTTACGCTTTGGTCGGGTTTGGCGAAGGGTATGCGATTCTCCTGATTATGAGCACTTCGCTTCCGGCTTCGGATATCGGCGTTTATACGATTTTGACGACTATCGCAGGATTATCGGCATTTTTACTGGTAAATCTAAATTCTGTTTTTGCCCCTCTCATCTCAAAACTGAGTGCCGTGGGGGAGATGGAGAAACTCGAGTACCTCTTTAAAGACTCGACGTTTATCGTTAATATCATCACTGCTCCATTCATCGTTTTGCTGATGTTGTTTGCAAAAGATATTTTAGCCTTGTACGGGGATAATGTTGCGATGTTTGTCACCCCTCTTGCTATTTTGGTTTTTGGCAGTTATATCAATTTATTTGTTGGTAATTCCGGTATGCTGTTATTGATGGGAGGTAGGGAGAATGATGAAATCTATATTAAAGTAGGCAATGTTATTTTGATGCTGGGGTTGTCTCTTTGGCTGATCCCGCGCTTTGGACTGGAAGCGGCTGTTTGGCTTAATACCTCTTCTCTGATTTTGATCAATCTTCTGCATGTTTTTTTTGTGAAAAAAAGGTACGGATTCACACCGTGGACGGTGTCATCATTGTGGCTCTTGGTCATGACGCTTGGAGTGATCGGTGTGACGGGGTATTATAGACCGGACTATGTCGGGCAAGTCAGCGATTATCTTTTATACACTGTTATTATTCTGGCCGTTTACTGGTTGCCATTTTATAAAAAAATCATGTCGGTCGTGCAGATGATCAAGCATGAACGACAGTAG
- a CDS encoding sulfotransferase family 2 domain-containing protein, with product MEKLMKRLYRGLVPEFVRRTIKDRETYREYENLRKTPKHTYYRFDETKSIFIHIPKAGGISIIKSLYGEEANGFGHPTYERFLRMYGKRRYESYFKFTFVRNPWDRLLSAYNFLKNGGMNHLDKQFSDDVLKNYDSFESFVMEGMNEANIETWTHFIPQYRYIYDAQMNLVVDYVGRFEHFEFDFEHIRSVLQQGSSLQHRNKTGESKEENYRAAYTPEMIQKVAELYQNDIRMFGYEF from the coding sequence ATGGAAAAATTAATGAAAAGATTATATAGGGGATTAGTGCCAGAATTCGTCCGTCGAACTATAAAAGATCGTGAGACTTACCGTGAGTACGAAAATCTCAGAAAAACCCCTAAGCATACCTATTATCGATTTGATGAAACAAAAAGTATTTTTATACATATTCCCAAAGCTGGCGGAATTTCTATTATTAAAAGTCTTTATGGCGAAGAAGCAAACGGATTTGGCCATCCAACCTATGAAAGATTTTTACGCATGTATGGAAAGAGACGGTACGAAAGTTATTTTAAATTTACATTTGTACGAAATCCATGGGATAGATTGCTATCGGCCTATAATTTTTTAAAAAATGGGGGGATGAACCATTTGGATAAACAGTTTTCAGACGATGTGCTGAAAAACTATGATTCGTTTGAATCCTTTGTAATGGAGGGTATGAATGAAGCCAATATCGAAACATGGACTCATTTTATCCCCCAATATCGTTATATTTATGATGCACAGATGAATCTTGTTGTTGATTATGTCGGACGTTTTGAACATTTTGAGTTTGATTTTGAACATATCCGTTCGGTCCTGCAGCAAGGGTCATCACTGCAACACCGGAATAAAACAGGTGAGAGTAAAGAGGAAAATTACCGTGCGGCCTACACCCCTGAAATGATACAAAAGGTCGCAGAGTTGTATCAAAATGACATCCGGATGTTTGGATATGAGTTTTGA
- a CDS encoding DUF6044 family protein produces MNKLGFLHLISSMKFHIVSLLVIILYIAPWFIFGEDAYMRIGDHLDSNVIWHKILIDNNLIFASSSTIINTMMNGIPRIAFGNELDMVLWLNVWFGVVYAHAINQLLMRVVAYVGMFFLLKKYIIVDQLSTANKIIIHGVALSFALLPFWPSAGLSVAGLPLVLFAFLNIYKNRDTWIEWLIIAFIPFYSSLVLVHFFFLLLAFSFFIYDLIQTRTLHRKLFFAITFLTFISLIINYRLVFGMLLPSDFVSHRSEMSIAKAMNGDVNNIYLYLKSISTYLVYGHHAHVETFHTYFIGLSLFLATMITLKKWDKDYLLILKLIILLIIFSFILKLWYYPPFDYVKEQVLLFKEFNMSRIAWLNPMLWYIVFALALSIIARYFKYSIYIVSILLLLQIGYLFSKSDYYVGQKADQPSFQEFYSPELFYDIKTYLNYDANKSTVACLGFFPAVAQYNGMQTIGGYSANYPLSYKYEFRKIIEKTLSSNSDLKKEFDYWGSNCYLQVSQLKSVYMGNKPEAKIINVSELNFQQMKKLSVTYLLSAYELEKNPEIRLLKVFQNKEYFWKIYVYEI; encoded by the coding sequence ATGAATAAATTAGGATTCTTACATCTAATTTCAAGTATGAAGTTTCATATTGTTTCTTTACTTGTAATCATTTTATATATCGCGCCATGGTTCATATTTGGGGAAGATGCTTATATGCGGATTGGCGATCATTTAGATTCCAATGTTATTTGGCACAAAATATTGATAGATAATAATCTCATATTCGCCTCTTCGTCCACAATAATTAATACTATGATGAATGGGATTCCACGCATAGCATTCGGAAATGAATTAGATATGGTACTGTGGCTAAATGTTTGGTTCGGAGTTGTCTATGCTCATGCTATCAATCAATTGCTTATGCGCGTAGTTGCGTATGTCGGTATGTTTTTTTTATTAAAAAAATATATTATTGTCGATCAATTATCCACTGCAAATAAAATAATTATACACGGTGTTGCACTGTCATTTGCTCTATTGCCTTTTTGGCCTTCAGCCGGCTTGTCTGTCGCTGGTCTGCCTTTGGTGTTATTCGCATTTTTAAATATTTATAAAAATAGAGACACATGGATTGAGTGGCTCATCATCGCATTTATCCCTTTTTACAGTTCTCTTGTTTTAGTTCATTTCTTTTTTCTATTATTGGCCTTTTCTTTTTTTATTTATGATCTAATACAAACCAGAACACTGCATCGCAAATTATTTTTTGCCATTACTTTTTTAACATTTATTTCTTTAATCATCAATTATCGATTGGTATTTGGCATGTTATTACCCAGTGATTTTGTATCCCATAGGAGCGAGATGTCAATTGCAAAAGCAATGAATGGTGATGTAAATAATATTTATTTATACTTAAAATCAATTTCCACCTATTTGGTTTATGGACATCATGCTCATGTTGAAACTTTTCATACCTATTTTATAGGTTTATCACTTTTTTTAGCAACGATGATCACACTAAAAAAATGGGATAAAGATTATCTTTTAATCCTAAAATTGATCATATTGCTTATCATATTTTCTTTTATTTTAAAATTGTGGTATTACCCTCCCTTTGATTATGTTAAAGAACAGGTTCTATTATTCAAAGAGTTTAATATGAGTAGAATCGCATGGCTTAATCCAATGCTATGGTATATTGTTTTCGCTCTGGCTTTAAGTATTATTGCCAGATATTTTAAATATTCCATTTATATTGTATCGATTTTACTACTATTGCAGATAGGCTATCTCTTTTCTAAGAGTGATTATTATGTTGGACAAAAGGCTGATCAGCCCTCATTTCAAGAATTTTATTCGCCAGAATTATTCTATGACATAAAAACGTATTTGAATTACGATGCAAACAAATCAACGGTGGCTTGTTTAGGATTTTTCCCTGCTGTTGCCCAATACAATGGAATGCAAACAATCGGAGGATATAGCGCAAATTATCCCTTAAGCTATAAATATGAATTTAGAAAAATTATTGAAAAAACTTTGAGTAGTAATTCTGATTTAAAAAAGGAATTTGATTATTGGGGAAGCAATTGTTATTTGCAAGTTTCACAATTGAAATCTGTATATATGGGAAATAAGCCTGAAGCCAAAATCATAAATGTGTCAGAACTTAATTTTCAGCAAATGAAAAAACTGAGTGTCACGTATCTGCTTTCTGCTTATGAACTGGAAAAGAATCCAGAAATCAGATTGCTGAAGGTCTTCCAAAATAAAGAGTATTTTTGGAAAATTTATGTGTATGAAATATAA
- the rffA gene encoding dTDP-4-amino-4,6-dideoxygalactose transaminase yields MVPFNKPPLTGNEEQYVLEAMKSFKISGDGPFTKKCHTWFEENLKCQKALLTTSCTHALEMAAILIDIQPGDEVIMPSYTFVSTANAFVLRGAKIVFVDIRPDTMNINETLIEAAITKQTKAIVPVHYAGVACEMDTIMELADKYNLYVIEDAAQGMMSSYKGKALGTIGHLGSFSFHETKNYTSGGEGGLLIINDKCFSERAEVIREKGTNRSQFFRGMVDKYSWVDIGSSYLPNELSAAYLWGQLEKVDEIHSNRLHSWELYYSGLKELENKGFIELPKMPDECTHNAHMFYIKVQDLEKRTEILEHLKQNGILAVFHYIPLHSAVAGLTFGEFIGNDDFTTQESERLIRLPIYYGLTIEDLELIIKSIVDFYE; encoded by the coding sequence ATGGTCCCATTCAATAAACCGCCTTTAACCGGCAACGAAGAACAGTATGTATTAGAAGCTATGAAAAGCTTTAAAATATCGGGAGATGGTCCTTTTACAAAAAAATGTCATACTTGGTTCGAAGAGAACTTGAAGTGTCAAAAAGCACTCTTAACTACCTCGTGTACACACGCTCTTGAAATGGCTGCGATTTTGATTGATATACAGCCTGGAGACGAAGTCATTATGCCAAGTTATACTTTTGTATCTACCGCAAATGCCTTTGTCCTTAGGGGAGCTAAAATTGTCTTTGTCGATATTCGGCCAGATACCATGAACATAAATGAAACCCTTATCGAAGCTGCTATAACCAAGCAGACAAAAGCGATCGTTCCTGTCCATTATGCAGGGGTGGCTTGTGAGATGGACACCATAATGGAACTAGCAGACAAATACAATCTCTATGTTATTGAAGATGCTGCCCAAGGAATGATGAGCAGTTATAAGGGCAAAGCACTTGGAACCATTGGACACTTGGGATCCTTTAGTTTTCATGAAACAAAAAACTATACCAGTGGCGGCGAAGGAGGCTTGTTAATTATCAATGATAAATGCTTTAGCGAACGCGCAGAGGTTATTCGTGAGAAAGGGACAAATCGTAGTCAGTTTTTTCGCGGAATGGTTGATAAATACAGCTGGGTAGATATAGGCAGCAGTTATTTGCCAAATGAGTTAAGTGCTGCTTATCTTTGGGGGCAACTCGAAAAAGTTGATGAGATACATAGTAATAGACTCCATTCTTGGGAATTATATTATTCCGGTTTAAAAGAGCTGGAAAATAAAGGCTTCATTGAACTACCAAAAATGCCAGATGAATGTACTCACAATGCACATATGTTCTATATTAAAGTTCAAGATTTAGAAAAGAGAACTGAGATTCTGGAACATTTAAAACAAAATGGTATTTTGGCTGTTTTTCATTATATTCCACTCCATAGCGCTGTAGCGGGCTTGACGTTTGGAGAGTTTATAGGCAATGATGATTTTACAACACAAGAAAGTGAACGGCTGATACGATTGCCTATCTACTATGGTTTGACAATAGAAGATTTGGAATTAATCATCAAATCAATAGTGGATTTTTATGAATAA
- a CDS encoding EamA family transporter, with product MIGYLYIVGTIFFTVYGQLILKWRITTYGALPELFSDKLIFLIKLLFDPWIFSGFASAFIASFFWMATMTKFELSFAYPFMSGAFVLVFLFSVFFLNEPATWQKVAGLILIVTGIIVTSRSI from the coding sequence ATGATAGGTTATTTATATATTGTAGGAACTATTTTTTTTACTGTTTACGGACAGTTGATACTTAAATGGCGAATTACTACCTACGGAGCATTGCCTGAGCTTTTTTCCGATAAATTGATTTTTTTGATTAAGCTGCTTTTTGATCCTTGGATATTCAGCGGTTTTGCATCAGCATTTATTGCTTCTTTTTTTTGGATGGCGACGATGACAAAATTTGAGCTGAGTTTTGCCTATCCTTTTATGAGCGGTGCATTTGTATTAGTTTTTTTATTTTCGGTTTTTTTCTTGAATGAACCTGCAACTTGGCAAAAAGTTGCAGGTTTAATTTTAATTGTTACTGGAATTATTGTGACGAGCAGGAGTATTTAA